In Microbacterium sp. AB, a single genomic region encodes these proteins:
- a CDS encoding ABC transporter substrate-binding protein encodes MSSRTRRLRAAASLALAAAVLAGCASAGPSDAGGGEKEGGTLVYLDAELTSNTQLQSSGTWQDSAYVTNITDRLIFRDPDTGELQPYIASAWTVSDDGLSYTFDIVDGVTYSDGTPLDAASVRRNLEWQARGDAAGGIPANNWFPEVASVESDDDAQTVTVTLAEPYAPFLNVLSFWRTSLVADATIEASIEEQSQITGVIGSGPFVVESEKYGEEIVLAKREGYDWAPPSLAHQGEAYLDEIVIIPVTEDSVRLGSLTSGEADVIRYVQPSEEEALQEAGIDVVGVQGAGNANVWDVRQSAPFLDDVNVRRALQHGIDRQQIIDDLYTENWEVATSTVTPTTFGYVDLSDELAYDPDESNRLLDEAGWTERDSDGIRLKDGEPLRIVTYVDVYDSTAKPLFQLVQWQLRQIGIDLEIKETDYANYTTVLEDTTVGLRRNGWPEADAWVRQTVNYHSAFSDAFLLAEPDTTLDGLYDAQAAATDDARRAEIVGEIQRYVVDQAYALPIIDDTQVFGVQPTVHDFRTTYEARPWFYDTWTETT; translated from the coding sequence ATGTCCTCACGCACCCGTCGTCTTCGCGCAGCCGCATCCCTCGCGCTCGCCGCCGCGGTTCTCGCGGGCTGCGCGAGCGCGGGCCCCTCGGACGCCGGCGGCGGCGAGAAGGAGGGCGGCACCCTCGTCTACCTCGACGCGGAGCTCACGAGCAACACCCAGCTGCAGTCGAGCGGCACCTGGCAGGACAGCGCGTACGTGACGAACATCACCGACCGCCTGATCTTCCGCGACCCCGACACCGGCGAGCTGCAGCCGTACATCGCATCGGCATGGACCGTGTCCGACGACGGCCTGAGCTACACGTTCGACATCGTCGACGGCGTCACGTACAGCGACGGCACCCCGCTCGACGCGGCGAGCGTCCGCCGCAACCTCGAATGGCAGGCGCGCGGAGACGCCGCAGGCGGCATCCCCGCCAACAACTGGTTCCCGGAGGTCGCCTCCGTCGAGTCCGACGACGACGCGCAGACGGTGACCGTCACGCTCGCGGAGCCGTATGCGCCGTTCCTCAACGTGCTCTCCTTCTGGCGGACCTCCCTCGTGGCCGACGCGACGATCGAGGCGAGCATCGAGGAGCAGTCGCAGATCACGGGCGTCATCGGGTCGGGCCCGTTCGTCGTCGAGTCGGAGAAGTACGGCGAGGAGATCGTCCTCGCCAAACGCGAGGGCTACGACTGGGCGCCGCCGAGCCTCGCGCACCAGGGCGAGGCCTACCTCGACGAGATCGTCATCATCCCCGTCACCGAGGACAGCGTGCGCCTCGGCTCGCTGACCTCGGGCGAGGCCGACGTCATCCGCTACGTCCAGCCGAGCGAGGAGGAGGCCCTGCAGGAGGCCGGCATCGACGTCGTCGGGGTTCAGGGCGCCGGCAACGCCAACGTGTGGGACGTCCGCCAGTCGGCCCCGTTCCTCGACGACGTGAACGTGCGACGCGCGCTGCAGCACGGCATCGACCGGCAGCAGATCATCGACGACCTCTACACCGAGAACTGGGAGGTCGCCACGAGCACGGTCACCCCCACGACCTTCGGCTACGTCGACCTCTCGGACGAGCTCGCCTACGACCCCGACGAGTCGAACCGCCTGCTCGACGAGGCGGGGTGGACCGAGCGCGACTCCGACGGCATCCGCCTCAAGGACGGCGAGCCGCTCCGCATCGTGACCTACGTCGACGTGTACGACAGCACGGCCAAGCCGCTGTTCCAGCTCGTGCAGTGGCAGCTGAGGCAGATCGGCATCGACCTCGAGATCAAGGAGACCGACTACGCCAACTACACGACGGTGCTCGAGGACACGACCGTGGGCCTCCGGCGCAACGGATGGCCGGAGGCCGACGCGTGGGTGCGGCAGACGGTGAACTACCACTCCGCGTTCAGCGACGCGTTCCTCCTGGCGGAGCCCGACACGACCCTCGACGGGCTGTACGACGCGCAGGCGGCGGCGACGGACGACGCGCGGCGCGCCGAGATCGTCGGGGAGATCCAGCGGTACGTCGTCGACCAGGCCTACGCGCTGCCGATCATCGACGACACGCAGGTGTTCGGCGTCCAGCCGACCGTGCACGACTTCCGGACCACCTATGAGGCGCGCCCGTGGTTCTACGACACGTGGACCGAGACCACGTGA
- a CDS encoding LLM class flavin-dependent oxidoreductase, which translates to MTEPKKLIVNLFEMNTPSHITHGLWRLPDNNRERFNDLDYWTELAQILEHGGFDGIFLADVIGAYDVFRGGPETALREGLQIPSNDPLLVVPAMAAVTKRLGFGVTFSTTYEPPFAFARRMSTLDHLTKGRIGWNIVTSYLPNAARNFGLDGEVPHDRRYEIADEYLEVLYKLWEGSWDDDAVIRDRERGVYTDPTKVRYIDHAGEHFRVKGPHLSEPSRQRTPVLYQATGSLAGIAFAGTHAEVVFTGGRTIEDFRRNAQGMRDAAVSRGRAGDDVKFVVQAGVVVGRTEEEAADKLRAYRANQSVDGILAHSSLPVDLTAYPRETPVAKVLEDAGEAGATGRFLPVSGGTVGEALDRIVESREDRFFVAGTPKVVADEIEQWLDVAGIDGINLRQYHSFGTARDFAELVVPELRRRGRLHEDGEPTSLRDRLFGRGDRLPGNHRGARYRGGANLG; encoded by the coding sequence ATGACCGAGCCGAAGAAGCTCATCGTCAACCTGTTCGAGATGAACACCCCGAGCCACATCACCCACGGGCTGTGGCGGCTCCCCGACAACAACCGCGAGCGGTTCAACGACCTCGACTACTGGACCGAGCTGGCGCAGATCCTCGAGCACGGCGGCTTCGACGGGATCTTCCTCGCCGATGTGATCGGCGCGTACGACGTCTTCCGCGGCGGCCCCGAGACCGCGCTGCGGGAGGGGCTCCAGATCCCCAGCAACGACCCGCTGCTCGTCGTCCCCGCGATGGCCGCCGTGACGAAGCGCCTCGGCTTCGGTGTGACGTTCTCGACGACGTACGAGCCGCCCTTCGCCTTCGCGCGGCGCATGTCGACGCTCGACCATCTGACGAAGGGGCGCATCGGCTGGAACATCGTCACGTCGTATCTGCCGAACGCCGCGCGCAACTTCGGTCTCGACGGCGAGGTCCCGCACGACCGGCGCTACGAGATCGCCGACGAGTACCTCGAGGTGCTCTACAAGCTGTGGGAGGGCTCGTGGGACGACGACGCGGTGATCCGCGACCGCGAGCGGGGCGTCTACACCGACCCGACGAAGGTGCGCTACATCGACCATGCGGGCGAGCACTTCCGCGTGAAGGGTCCTCACCTCTCCGAGCCGTCGCGGCAGCGCACGCCCGTCCTGTACCAGGCGACGGGGTCGCTCGCCGGCATCGCGTTCGCCGGAACGCACGCCGAGGTCGTCTTCACGGGAGGGCGGACGATCGAGGACTTCCGACGCAACGCACAGGGCATGCGCGACGCCGCCGTCTCGCGGGGGCGCGCCGGCGACGACGTCAAGTTCGTCGTGCAGGCGGGCGTCGTCGTCGGGAGGACGGAGGAGGAGGCGGCGGACAAGCTGCGCGCCTACCGCGCGAACCAGAGCGTCGACGGCATCCTGGCGCACTCGAGCCTGCCGGTCGACCTCACCGCCTACCCGAGGGAGACGCCGGTCGCCAAGGTGCTCGAGGACGCCGGGGAGGCCGGTGCCACCGGACGCTTCCTGCCCGTCTCGGGCGGCACGGTCGGCGAGGCGCTCGATCGCATCGTCGAGTCGCGCGAGGACCGCTTCTTCGTCGCGGGCACGCCGAAGGTCGTGGCCGACGAGATCGAGCAGTGGCTCGACGTGGCGGGCATCGACGGCATCAACCTGCGCCAGTACCACTCCTTCGGGACGGCGCGCGACTTCGCCGAGCTCGTCGTCCCCGAGCTGCGCCGACGCGGGCGGCTGCACGAGGACGGCGAGCCGACGTCCCTCCGCGATCGACTCTTCGGACGGGGCGACCGGCTGCCCGGGAACCACCGCGGCGCGCGGTACCGGGGCGGGGCGAACCTGGGCTGA
- a CDS encoding ABC transporter permease, translated as MLLTIARRLGQSVLVVVLTYLFVYSVLFLLPGDPIESRIDNPQNPIPEDQAAVILSYYGLDRPATEQFLLTVERLLRGDLGYSLRDGRPVAELMAQGIGGTLALASLALVFAVVLALVVAFVAAFAPWPRVRTLVRTLPVLGLSTPSFLIGLFLLQLFAYQLGWFSSIRDEGFKSLILPAVTLAIGVSAPIAQVLIQGLTRASREPFVTVLRASGTSPSRIIGRHILKNGSIPALTLLGLTAGELLAGSVISETIFSRTGLGFLTEQSVRAQDGPVVLAVVMFVSLVFTTVNLVTDLVYPLIDPRISTRRDRRAQPAPEGVAA; from the coding sequence ATGCTCCTCACCATCGCGCGCCGGCTCGGGCAGTCCGTGCTCGTCGTCGTGCTGACGTACCTCTTCGTGTACTCCGTCCTGTTCCTGCTGCCGGGCGACCCGATCGAGAGCCGCATCGACAACCCCCAGAACCCGATCCCTGAGGACCAGGCTGCGGTCATCCTGTCGTACTACGGACTCGACCGCCCCGCGACCGAGCAGTTCCTCCTCACGGTCGAGCGCCTCCTGCGCGGAGATCTCGGCTACTCGCTGCGCGACGGGCGTCCGGTCGCCGAGCTGATGGCGCAGGGCATCGGCGGGACGCTCGCGCTCGCCTCGCTCGCGCTCGTCTTCGCGGTGGTGCTCGCTCTCGTCGTCGCGTTCGTCGCGGCGTTCGCCCCCTGGCCGCGCGTGCGCACGCTCGTGCGCACGCTGCCGGTGCTGGGGCTGTCGACGCCGAGCTTCCTCATCGGCCTGTTCCTGCTCCAGCTCTTCGCGTATCAGCTCGGCTGGTTCTCCTCCATCCGCGACGAGGGCTTCAAGTCGCTCATCCTCCCCGCCGTCACGCTGGCGATCGGCGTGAGCGCGCCGATCGCGCAGGTGCTCATCCAGGGACTGACCCGCGCCTCCCGGGAGCCGTTCGTGACCGTGCTGCGGGCATCCGGAACGTCCCCGAGCCGCATCATCGGACGACACATCCTCAAGAACGGCTCCATCCCCGCGCTCACGCTGCTCGGCCTCACCGCGGGCGAGCTGCTGGCCGGATCGGTGATCTCCGAGACGATCTTCTCGCGCACGGGGCTCGGCTTCCTCACGGAGCAGTCGGTGCGCGCCCAGGACGGGCCCGTCGTGCTGGCCGTCGTCATGTTCGTGTCGCTCGTCTTCACGACGGTGAACCTCGTCACCGATCTCGTCTATCCGCTGATCGATCCGAGGATCTCCACGCGTCGCGATCGTCGTGCGCAGCCCGCCCCCGAAGGAGTCGCCGCATGA
- a CDS encoding ABC transporter ATP-binding protein codes for MTGRGPDEAPALAAENLAVSYRRGGVPRAVVHGVSLRVPRGATVALVGQSGSGKSTIALAAAGLLPGNGAVTGGAIRIGDEDVTAYDDRAWRTLRGRHVGYVPQDPLSSLDPLQTIGSRLRGELRGHGVARRDRARRSVELLEHVGIADAAHKLRSYPHELSGGQLQRVLIAVAIAGSPSLLIADEPTSALDVTVQQTILDLIERLQQELGLSVLLITHDLALASDRASEIAVLRDGRLVDRGPTAEVLDAPSDVYTRTLFANAPALTPDRYRERVRAEEDDGASVAITVEGLVKRFPGTSSPAVDGIDLAVRRGSIHALVGESGSGKSTVARAVSGLASFDDGVIRIGDRELPRRAPASNPHARELQLVYQNPLAALDPRLSVRRAVEEPLALHGSLDAGERRARVRAALDRVALPSDVLERRPSELSGGQRQRVAIARALALEPRILVLDEPTSALDVTVQAQIVDLLMDLRDEEGLSYLFISHDLSLVRQIADEVSVLERGRLVEHASSARLFAAPQHPCTARLIAAVPGRGGAPSRSRRPAAAAAPVG; via the coding sequence ATGACCGGCCGCGGGCCCGACGAGGCCCCCGCGCTCGCCGCCGAGAACCTCGCCGTCTCGTACCGGCGCGGCGGCGTCCCGCGCGCGGTCGTGCACGGGGTCTCGCTCCGCGTCCCCCGGGGAGCGACCGTCGCGCTCGTCGGGCAGTCGGGCTCCGGGAAGTCGACGATCGCGCTCGCCGCCGCCGGCCTGCTCCCCGGCAACGGGGCCGTGACGGGCGGGGCGATCCGCATCGGCGACGAGGACGTGACCGCGTACGACGACCGTGCCTGGCGCACGCTGCGCGGGCGGCACGTCGGCTACGTCCCGCAGGATCCGCTGAGCTCCCTCGACCCGCTGCAGACCATCGGCTCGCGCCTCCGCGGCGAGCTGAGGGGCCACGGCGTCGCCCGGCGCGACCGCGCGCGGCGTTCCGTCGAGCTGCTCGAGCACGTCGGCATCGCCGACGCCGCGCACAAGCTGAGGTCGTACCCGCACGAGCTGTCGGGCGGGCAGCTGCAGCGCGTGCTCATCGCCGTCGCGATCGCCGGGAGCCCGAGCCTGCTCATCGCGGACGAGCCGACATCGGCCCTCGACGTGACGGTGCAGCAGACCATCCTCGATCTCATCGAGAGGCTGCAGCAGGAGCTCGGGCTCTCCGTGCTCCTCATCACGCACGACCTGGCGCTCGCGAGCGATCGCGCATCGGAGATCGCGGTGCTCCGTGACGGCCGTCTCGTGGATCGCGGCCCGACCGCGGAGGTGCTCGACGCGCCGTCGGACGTCTATACGCGGACGCTGTTCGCCAACGCACCCGCACTGACACCCGATCGCTACCGCGAGCGGGTGCGCGCGGAGGAGGACGACGGGGCGTCGGTCGCGATCACGGTGGAAGGGCTCGTCAAGCGCTTCCCCGGCACGTCGTCGCCCGCCGTCGACGGCATCGACCTCGCCGTGCGACGGGGGAGCATCCACGCCCTCGTCGGCGAGTCCGGGTCGGGCAAGTCGACCGTCGCGCGCGCGGTGTCCGGGCTCGCCTCGTTCGACGACGGCGTCATCCGCATCGGCGACAGGGAGCTGCCCCGCCGGGCGCCTGCGTCCAACCCGCACGCGCGGGAGCTGCAGCTCGTCTATCAGAACCCTCTCGCCGCGCTGGATCCGCGTCTGTCGGTGAGGAGGGCGGTCGAGGAGCCGCTGGCCCTGCACGGCTCGCTCGACGCCGGAGAGCGCCGCGCTCGCGTCCGCGCCGCGCTCGATCGGGTCGCGCTGCCGTCCGACGTGCTCGAACGACGGCCGTCCGAGCTCTCCGGCGGTCAGCGTCAGCGGGTGGCGATCGCGAGGGCCCTCGCGCTCGAGCCGCGGATCCTCGTGCTCGACGAGCCGACGTCCGCCCTCGACGTGACGGTGCAGGCGCAGATCGTCGATCTGCTCATGGACCTGCGCGACGAGGAAGGCCTCAGCTACCTCTTCATCTCCCACGACCTGAGCCTCGTGAGGCAGATCGCCGACGAGGTCTCGGTGCTCGAACGCGGCAGGCTCGTGGAGCACGCGTCGTCCGCGCGGCTGTTCGCCGCTCCGCAGCACCCCTGCACCGCGCGCCTCATCGCCGCGGTCCCGGGCCGGGGAGGAGCGCCGAGCCGGTCCCGGCGTCCTGCCGCTGCGGCGGCACCCGTCGGCTGA
- a CDS encoding VanZ family protein, protein MSELRGTRPPRSHARSIVAGTLLAAYTGAILLATMWPTPMDRGYSAAIEDLLGVLHRSGLPYWFGYRKLEFAANVAMFAPFGFLIGLVMPARAVWTAWVLIPVFSAAIELLQGALLAERFASPFDVLANTVGGYIGIFLVAVIRRVISGRDRKMIAGAIWDHEVRRQGARVRQR, encoded by the coding sequence ATGAGCGAACTGCGGGGGACCCGTCCTCCTCGCAGCCATGCCCGGTCGATCGTCGCCGGTACCCTTCTCGCGGCGTACACGGGGGCGATCCTTCTCGCGACCATGTGGCCGACGCCGATGGACCGCGGCTACTCCGCCGCGATCGAAGACCTCCTCGGCGTCCTCCACCGCAGCGGCCTGCCGTACTGGTTCGGCTACCGCAAGCTCGAGTTCGCGGCCAACGTCGCGATGTTCGCCCCCTTCGGCTTCCTCATCGGCTTGGTCATGCCGGCCCGTGCGGTCTGGACGGCATGGGTCCTCATCCCGGTCTTCTCGGCGGCCATCGAGCTCCTGCAGGGGGCGCTGCTGGCAGAGCGGTTCGCGAGCCCGTTCGACGTCCTCGCGAACACCGTCGGCGGCTACATCGGGATCTTCCTCGTCGCCGTCATCCGCAGGGTGATCTCGGGCCGCGACCGGAAGATGATCGCCGGCGCGATCTGGGATCACGAGGTGCGTCGCCAGGGGGCACGCGTCCGCCAGCGGTGA
- a CDS encoding CPBP family intramembrane glutamic endopeptidase, with protein MTDQPSDAPSTMPPRGPRRSARTWRSGSRTTRRWGTDLLAWAAVCVGLGLLLAAAVEAYLPRAPGEIVGTLVLVVAMAVSAVVALRRGRPRGLLELRPSDLLYGVALGLLLRIAEGSLALAAGDSGALPAFATLDGEIPVVSVLTTALLSVLVAPVVEELLFRGVVLVTVFRIARRGVDGALLALVASTAAFVGLHAVTGMTRWDQPVTLSLVGLTCGILVLTTGRIWGAVLVHAVFNASYVVLAVVGTVLG; from the coding sequence GTGACTGATCAGCCTAGCGACGCGCCGTCGACGATGCCGCCCCGAGGACCGCGGCGATCGGCGCGCACATGGCGCTCGGGGAGCCGGACGACGCGTCGCTGGGGGACGGACCTGCTGGCGTGGGCGGCGGTGTGCGTGGGGCTCGGCCTCCTGCTCGCCGCCGCCGTGGAGGCGTATCTTCCTCGCGCGCCCGGGGAGATCGTCGGCACGCTCGTGCTCGTCGTCGCGATGGCGGTTTCTGCCGTCGTCGCGCTCCGCCGGGGGAGGCCGCGCGGGCTGCTGGAGCTCCGCCCCTCCGATCTCCTGTACGGAGTCGCGCTGGGCCTGCTCCTGCGCATCGCCGAGGGCTCCCTCGCGCTCGCGGCGGGGGACTCGGGGGCGCTGCCGGCCTTCGCGACCCTCGATGGGGAGATCCCCGTCGTCTCGGTGCTGACGACGGCCCTTCTCTCCGTCCTCGTCGCCCCCGTCGTGGAGGAGCTCCTCTTCCGCGGCGTCGTGCTGGTGACGGTGTTCCGCATCGCTCGGCGCGGTGTCGACGGCGCGCTGCTCGCGCTCGTGGCGTCCACCGCCGCCTTCGTCGGGCTCCACGCCGTCACGGGAATGACCCGGTGGGATCAGCCGGTGACGCTCTCGCTCGTGGGACTGACCTGCGGGATCCTCGTGCTCACGACCGGGCGCATCTGGGGCGCGGTCCTCGTCCACGCCGTCTTCAACGCGAGCTACGTCGTCCTCGCGGTCGTGGGGACCGTGCTGGGCTGA
- a CDS encoding acyl-CoA dehydrogenase family protein, whose translation MSASAPLPRPATLEEFDRALSGLLSEVGASAAQRERDRVLLHDDVAALQALGFGALRLPVAHGGLGVSFEQLVRRLVRIAAADSNLAHVYRGHIAFVEDLLARDAGDAHTITWFERIAAGDLVGNAQSERQETAEIATTLHRDGERLLLTGRKYYTTGSIYADWIVLSALDDGERVLVSVSAHDPGVTSVDDWDGFGQPLTGSGTTTFDAVPVDPAEIVVPGGDLAVDGHRAAVFQLVLLAVVAGIGQAALRDTLAFVVPRRRIFGSPGETRPRDDAVTQGVVGSVSSAVDAATRLVLSGAADVERAVARRRGGEEDALRDVLVDVFRLQQVVSPLVLSAATELFEVGGASAVSRGVALDRHWRNVRTIHSHNPAAQRRRAIGEFELNGTLPRWEPAGAARSAHDTAVREESPA comes from the coding sequence ATGAGTGCCTCCGCCCCTCTCCCCCGCCCGGCGACGCTCGAGGAGTTCGACCGCGCCCTCTCCGGCCTCCTCTCCGAGGTCGGCGCGAGCGCCGCGCAGCGCGAACGCGATCGCGTCCTGCTGCACGACGACGTCGCAGCGCTCCAGGCGCTCGGCTTCGGCGCGTTGCGCCTGCCCGTCGCCCACGGGGGCCTCGGCGTCTCGTTCGAGCAGCTCGTCCGACGGCTGGTGCGGATCGCGGCGGCCGACTCGAATCTCGCCCACGTCTACCGGGGGCACATCGCGTTCGTCGAGGATCTGCTCGCACGCGACGCGGGCGACGCGCACACGATCACCTGGTTCGAGCGCATCGCGGCCGGCGACCTGGTCGGCAACGCGCAGTCCGAACGGCAGGAGACCGCGGAGATCGCCACGACGCTGCATCGCGACGGCGAGCGCCTCCTGCTCACGGGCCGCAAGTACTACACGACCGGCAGCATCTACGCCGACTGGATCGTGCTGAGCGCGCTCGACGACGGCGAGCGGGTGCTCGTCTCCGTCTCCGCGCACGATCCCGGCGTCACGTCCGTCGACGACTGGGACGGGTTCGGGCAGCCCCTCACGGGCAGCGGCACGACGACCTTCGACGCCGTCCCCGTCGACCCCGCGGAGATCGTCGTGCCGGGAGGGGACCTCGCCGTCGACGGCCACCGGGCGGCGGTCTTCCAGCTCGTGCTGCTCGCCGTCGTCGCGGGGATCGGGCAGGCGGCCCTGCGCGACACGCTCGCGTTCGTCGTCCCGCGCCGACGGATCTTCGGCTCTCCCGGCGAGACGCGCCCCCGCGACGACGCCGTGACCCAGGGCGTCGTCGGCTCGGTCAGCAGCGCCGTCGACGCCGCCACGCGCCTCGTGCTCTCGGGGGCGGCCGACGTCGAACGGGCCGTCGCCCGCCGACGCGGCGGAGAGGAGGACGCGCTGCGGGACGTGCTCGTCGACGTGTTCCGGCTGCAGCAGGTCGTCTCCCCGCTCGTGCTCTCGGCCGCCACGGAGCTCTTCGAGGTCGGCGGCGCCTCCGCCGTGAGCCGCGGCGTCGCGCTCGACCGCCACTGGCGCAACGTCCGCACCATCCACTCCCACAACCCGGCAGCGCAGCGACGGCGCGCGATCGGCGAGTTCGAGCTCAACGGGACGCTGCCGAGGTGGGAGCCCGCGGGCGCCGCGAGGAGCGCACACGACACCGCCGTCCGCGAGGAGAGCCCCGCATGA
- a CDS encoding arsenate reductase/protein-tyrosine-phosphatase family protein has translation MPRVLAVCTGNVCRSPLTAVLLRARIADPRLSIASAGVRALTGSPFDAATARVAREHGAREEHIVAHRARQLRPADLGRADLVLALSRGHRRGAVETDPSVLRSVFTLREFARLARAADDDALSDAASRAVGPSARLRELLLLLDGLRDVAGLPADREDDVVDPHGRPDPVHEMAGAQIAPAVDQVVRVLRAALS, from the coding sequence ATGCCACGCGTCCTCGCCGTCTGCACGGGGAACGTCTGTCGATCCCCCCTGACGGCGGTGCTCCTGCGAGCGCGGATCGCCGACCCTCGCCTGTCGATCGCGAGCGCGGGCGTGCGCGCGCTGACGGGCTCGCCCTTCGACGCCGCGACCGCCCGGGTCGCGCGGGAGCACGGGGCGCGGGAGGAGCACATCGTCGCGCACCGCGCACGGCAGCTGCGCCCGGCCGACCTCGGTCGCGCCGATCTCGTCCTCGCTCTCTCGCGCGGCCACCGGCGCGGGGCGGTCGAGACCGATCCGTCCGTCCTCCGCTCCGTCTTCACGCTTCGCGAGTTCGCACGCCTCGCCCGTGCCGCCGACGACGACGCCCTGTCGGATGCGGCGTCCCGCGCCGTCGGACCCTCGGCACGGCTCCGGGAGCTCCTCCTGCTCCTCGACGGCTTGCGCGACGTCGCCGGGCTCCCCGCGGACCGCGAAGACGACGTCGTCGATCCCCACGGTCGCCCGGACCCCGTCCATGAGATGGCCGGCGCGCAGATCGCCCCCGCCGTCGACCAGGTGGTCCGGGTGCTTCGGGCGGCGTTGAGCTGA
- a CDS encoding ABC transporter permease, with the protein MSRITEEAPVAAVRTRGVRGSSRLNALDAVAIAFLAFLAVAIVAPGLLSPYDPLEAVPGQTLLAPSLEHLFGTDYLGRDLFTRVVHGTGRTIFASFVAVLLGLGAGSLLGLVSASFGRAVDTAISRIVDVLLSIPGLLLSMVVVVALGFGTLNAAIAVGIASVATFARLMRSEVLRVRSLTFVESARHIGAGPLTVLVRHVLPNSYGPVLSMTALQFGSSILWIAALSFLGYGAPPPQPEWGLLVAEGREYIASNPSLTLFPGLVIILTVLAVSRVSGLVAKTPDGAER; encoded by the coding sequence ATGAGCCGGATCACGGAGGAGGCCCCCGTCGCGGCGGTGCGGACGCGAGGCGTGCGCGGATCGTCGAGGCTGAACGCCCTCGACGCGGTGGCGATCGCCTTCCTCGCGTTCCTGGCCGTGGCGATCGTCGCCCCGGGGCTGCTCTCGCCCTACGACCCGCTCGAGGCCGTTCCCGGTCAGACCCTGCTCGCACCGAGCCTCGAGCACCTCTTCGGCACCGACTACCTCGGGCGGGACCTCTTCACACGCGTCGTGCACGGCACCGGGCGGACGATCTTCGCGTCGTTCGTCGCCGTGCTCCTCGGCCTGGGGGCCGGCTCGCTCCTCGGTCTCGTCTCGGCCTCCTTCGGCCGCGCCGTCGACACGGCCATCAGCCGCATCGTCGACGTGCTCCTGTCCATCCCCGGCCTCCTGCTGTCGATGGTGGTCGTCGTGGCGCTGGGATTCGGCACGCTCAACGCCGCCATCGCCGTCGGCATCGCCTCGGTGGCCACCTTCGCGCGTCTCATGCGCTCGGAGGTGCTCCGCGTGCGCTCGCTGACGTTCGTCGAGTCGGCGCGGCACATCGGCGCCGGCCCGCTGACGGTGCTCGTGCGCCACGTGCTGCCCAACTCCTACGGGCCGGTGCTCTCGATGACGGCCCTGCAGTTCGGGTCCTCGATCCTGTGGATCGCGGCGCTGAGCTTCCTCGGCTACGGCGCCCCGCCGCCGCAGCCGGAATGGGGACTGCTCGTCGCCGAAGGCCGCGAGTACATCGCCTCGAACCCCTCGCTGACGCTGTTCCCCGGCCTCGTCATCATCCTCACGGTGCTCGCGGTCAGCCGCGTGAGCGGGCTCGTCGCGAAGACACCGGACGGGGCGGAGAGATGA